One stretch of Eretmochelys imbricata isolate rEreImb1 chromosome 1, rEreImb1.hap1, whole genome shotgun sequence DNA includes these proteins:
- the TUBGCP5 gene encoding gamma-tubulin complex component 5 isoform X2 produces MAAQPARWSPLEQEQDRDVRALIRRLTGLREAQGGEELGGRFQTALSFAWSNFRFHRFLDVSSHKVERTIEGIHEKLIVHSDLSKAASWKRLIEKFLNSPLLSTEETKTDAHYAILSLLLCLSDSPSNTSYVEKPRDKEVEKEEEFDWGKYLMEGEEIDFGPDIDTPDWSEESEEEEDAQQPLSREDSGIQVDRTPQEEQDQNKKTVSQVTWKVGEPDARSWLEQHVVPQYWTGRAPRFSHSLHLHSNLAAVWDQHLYSSDPLYMPEERTLVTETQVIRETLWLLSGVKKLFIFQLNEGKVTVRNDIIVTHLTHNCLRSVLEQIAAYGQVVFRLQKFIDEVMGHSSENVIPGTISTPKKTTEPPFRTYQAFMWALYKYFISFKEELTEIEKCIINKDKTVTLSIVVDKLSPRLAQLKVLHKVFSTGVAEVPPDTRNVLRASHLLNTLYKAILEYDNVGEASEQTVSLLFSLWVETVRPYLQTVDEWIVHGNLFDPAKEFIIQRNKNVPVNHRDFWYATYTLYSVSEKMENEEKMSDNASASSGSDQAPSSRQHTMVSFLKPVLKQIIMAGKSMQLLKNLQSKDDSPWQAASRDAERKSLYTLFLESVQSRLRHGEESVPDIITEQQATKQSLIKMQSIAERHLELDDVHDPLLAINFARLYLEQSDFHEKFTGGDVCVDRSSESVTCQTFELTLRSCLYPHIDKQYLECCGNLMQTLKKDYRLVEYLQAMRNFFLLEAGDTMYDFYTSIFDKIREKETWQNVSFLNVQLQEAVGQRYPEDSSRLSISFESVDTAKKKLPVHTLDGLTLSYKVPWPVDIVISLECQKIYNQVFLLLLQIKWAKYSLDVLRFDELVNATEKPQFKEGPQLEQETVPQFGSQTELVKQQIHRMFLLRVKLMHFVNSLHNYIMTRILHSTGLEFQHQVEEAKDLDQLIKIHYRYLSTIHDRCLLREKVSFVKEAIMKVLNLVLMFADRWQAGLGAWRMESIEKMESDFKNCHMFLVTVLNKAVCRGSFPHLESLALSLMAGMEQS; encoded by the exons ATTTCATCGATTTCTTGATGTAAGCAGTCACAAAGTAGAGAGGACAATAGAGGG aattcaTGAAAAGCTGATTGTTCATTCAGACCTCAGTAAAGCTGCAAGCTGGAAAAGACTAATAGAAAAGTTTCTGAATTCACCACTTCTGAGCACTGAAGAAACAAAG ACAGATGCTCATTATGCCATACTATCTCTCTTACTGTGCTTGTCTGATTCTCCTTCCAACACCAGCTATGTGGAAAAGCCAAGAGATAAAGAAGTGG AAAAGGAAGAAGAATTTGACTGGGGAAAGTACTTGATGGAAGGTGAAGAAATTGATTTTGGTCCTGACATAGACACACCA GATTGGTCTGAAGAaagtgaagaggaggaggatgctcAACAACCTCTGAGCAGGGAAGACTCTGGCATTCAAGTAGACAGGACACCACAAGAAGAACAAGACCAAAACAAGAAAACAGTGTCTCAGGTCACATGGAAAG TGGGTGAGCCTGATGCGCGCAGCTGGCTGGAACAGCATGTGGTTCCTCAATATTGGACAGGAAGAGCTCCTCGTTTTTCTCACAGTTTGCACCTACATTCCAATTTAGCTGCTGTCTG GGACCAACACTTGTACAGCAGTGATCCCTTATATATGCCAGAAGAAAGAACTCTTGTAACTGAAACACAGGTTATCCGGGAAACTCTCTG GCTTCTTTCAGGGGTGAAAAAGCTCTTTATATTTCAGCTGAATGAGGGAAAGGTGACTGTGAGAAATGACATTATTGTAACTCATTTGACCCAT AACTGCTTAAGATCAGTGTTGGAGCAGATAGCAGCATATGGACAAGTTGTGTTTAGGCTGCAGAAGTTCATTGATGAAGTGATGGGGCACAGCTCAGAAAATGTAATACCTGGAACCATTTCCACTCCCAAGAAAACTACAGAACCCCCATTTAGAACCTACCAAGCTTTTATGTGGGCCTTGTACAAGTACTTCATTAGTTTCAAAGAAGAACTTACTGAAATTGAGAAATGCATAATCAACAAAG ACAAAACGGTCACTCTTTCAATAGTAGTAGATAAGTTGTCACCTCGACTGGCACAGCTTAAGGTACTTCACAAAGTTTTCAGCACAGGGGTAGCAGAAGTACCACCTGACACTCGAAATGTTTTAAGAGCATCTCATTTGCTTAATACACTCTACAAAGCTATTCTTGAATATGACAACGTTGGAGAAGCATCTGAGCAAACA GtatccctcctcttctctctctgggTTGAAACAGTAAGGCCTTATTTGCAGACAGTGGATGAGTGGATTGTCCACGGTAACTTGTTTGATCCTGCTAAGGAATTTATCATTCAGAG AAACAAAAATGTCCCAGTTAATCACAGGGATTTTTGGTATGCTACCTACACATTATATAGTGTGTCAGAAAAGATGGAGAATGAAGAGAAAATGAGTGATAATGCCAGTGCCAGCTCTGGAAGTGATCAGGCTCCCTCAAGTAGGCAGCACACAATGGTCTCCTTTCTGAAACCAGTACTAAAACAAATCATCATGGCTGGAAAGTCCATGCAATTGTTGAAGAACCTTCAATCCAAAGATGATTCTCCATGGCAAGCTGCATCAAGAG ATGCAGAAAGAAAGAGTTTGTACACACTATTTCTGGAGTCTGTGCAGTCCCGTCTGCGGCATGGGGAAGAATCTGTTCCAGATATTATTACAGAACAACAAGCTACAAAGCAGAGTTTGATAAAGATGCAGTCTATAGCAGAGAGACACTTAGAGCTGGATGATGTTCATGATCCATTGCTGGCTATTAACTTTGCTAG gtTGTATTTGGAGCAAAGTGACTTTCATGAAAAATTTACTGGTGGTGATGTTTGCGTGGATAGATCCTCTGAATCAGTGACGTGCCAGACATTTGAACTGACATTGAGGTCTTGCCTTTATCCTCACATAGATAAGCAATATCTGGAATGCTGTGGCAACCTAATGCAAACTTTAAAGAAGGATTACAG ACTGGTAGAGTACTTGCAGGCAATGCGAAACTTTTTCTTGCTTGAAGCTGGGGATACTATGTATGATTTCTACACATCTATTTTTGATAAAATAAGAGAAAAGGAAACGTGGCAGAATGTATCATTTCTAAATGTCCAGCTCCAGGAAGCAGTTGGACAACGTTACCCAGAGGACAGTTCAAG gCTGTCTatatcttttgaaagtgttgatACAGCAAAGAAGAAACTCCCTGTCCATACCTTAGATGGCTTAACACTGAGCTACAAG GTCCCTTGGCCTGTGGATATAGTTATAAGTTTAGAATGTCAAAAAATTTACAATCAAGTGTTTCTTCTCTTATTACAAATAAAGTGGGCCAAGTATAGCTTAGATGTTTTACGATTTGATG AGCTAGTAAATGCTACCGAAAAACCACAGTTTAAGGAAGGACCTCAATTAGAACAAGAGACAGTTCCTCAGTTTGGATCACAAACCGAACTTGTAAAACAACAAATTCACCGTATGTTCCTCTTACGAGTGAAACTCATGCATTTTGTTAACAGCTTACACAACTACATCATGACCAGG ATTCTTCATAGTACAGGTTTGGAGTTTCAGCACCAGGTAGAAGAAGCCAAAGACTTAGATCAACTGATTAAAATTCATTATAGATATTTGTCTACAATCCATGATCGCTGCCTGCTGAGAGAAAAG GTTAGTTTTGTGAAGGAAGCTATAATGAAAGTGCTAAATTTAGTGCTGATGTTTGCAGATCGTTGGCAGGCAGGTTTGGGAGCTTGGAG GATGGAATCCATAGAGAAGATggaatcagattttaaaaattgtcatatGTTTCTCGTAACAGTTCTAAACAAAGCAGTCTGCAGAGGCTCTTTTCCTCATT TGGAGTCTTTAGCTTTGTCACTCATGGCTGGCATGGAACAAAGTTAA
- the TUBGCP5 gene encoding gamma-tubulin complex component 5 isoform X3 has product MEGEEIDFGPDIDTPDWSEESEEEEDAQQPLSREDSGIQVDRTPQEEQDQNKKTVSQVTWKVGEPDARSWLEQHVVPQYWTGRAPRFSHSLHLHSNLAAVWDQHLYSSDPLYMPEERTLVTETQVIRETLWLLSGVKKLFIFQLNEGKVTVRNDIIVTHLTHNCLRSVLEQIAAYGQVVFRLQKFIDEVMGHSSENVIPGTISTPKKTTEPPFRTYQAFMWALYKYFISFKEELTEIEKCIINKDKTVTLSIVVDKLSPRLAQLKVLHKVFSTGVAEVPPDTRNVLRASHLLNTLYKAILEYDNVGEASEQTVSLLFSLWVETVRPYLQTVDEWIVHGNLFDPAKEFIIQRNKNVPVNHRDFWYATYTLYSVSEKMENEEKMSDNASASSGSDQAPSSRQHTMVSFLKPVLKQIIMAGKSMQLLKNLQSKDDSPWQAASRDAERKSLYTLFLESVQSRLRHGEESVPDIITEQQATKQSLIKMQSIAERHLELDDVHDPLLAINFARLYLEQSDFHEKFTGGDVCVDRSSESVTCQTFELTLRSCLYPHIDKQYLECCGNLMQTLKKDYRLVEYLQAMRNFFLLEAGDTMYDFYTSIFDKIREKETWQNVSFLNVQLQEAVGQRYPEDSSRLSISFESVDTAKKKLPVHTLDGLTLSYKVPWPVDIVISLECQKIYNQVFLLLLQIKWAKYSLDVLRFDELVNATEKPQFKEGPQLEQETVPQFGSQTELVKQQIHRMFLLRVKLMHFVNSLHNYIMTRILHSTGLEFQHQVEEAKDLDQLIKIHYRYLSTIHDRCLLREKVSFVKEAIMKVLNLVLMFADRWQAGLGAWRMESIEKMESDFKNCHMFLVTVLNKAVCRGSFPHLESLALSLMAGMEQS; this is encoded by the exons ATGGAAGGTGAAGAAATTGATTTTGGTCCTGACATAGACACACCA GATTGGTCTGAAGAaagtgaagaggaggaggatgctcAACAACCTCTGAGCAGGGAAGACTCTGGCATTCAAGTAGACAGGACACCACAAGAAGAACAAGACCAAAACAAGAAAACAGTGTCTCAGGTCACATGGAAAG TGGGTGAGCCTGATGCGCGCAGCTGGCTGGAACAGCATGTGGTTCCTCAATATTGGACAGGAAGAGCTCCTCGTTTTTCTCACAGTTTGCACCTACATTCCAATTTAGCTGCTGTCTG GGACCAACACTTGTACAGCAGTGATCCCTTATATATGCCAGAAGAAAGAACTCTTGTAACTGAAACACAGGTTATCCGGGAAACTCTCTG GCTTCTTTCAGGGGTGAAAAAGCTCTTTATATTTCAGCTGAATGAGGGAAAGGTGACTGTGAGAAATGACATTATTGTAACTCATTTGACCCAT AACTGCTTAAGATCAGTGTTGGAGCAGATAGCAGCATATGGACAAGTTGTGTTTAGGCTGCAGAAGTTCATTGATGAAGTGATGGGGCACAGCTCAGAAAATGTAATACCTGGAACCATTTCCACTCCCAAGAAAACTACAGAACCCCCATTTAGAACCTACCAAGCTTTTATGTGGGCCTTGTACAAGTACTTCATTAGTTTCAAAGAAGAACTTACTGAAATTGAGAAATGCATAATCAACAAAG ACAAAACGGTCACTCTTTCAATAGTAGTAGATAAGTTGTCACCTCGACTGGCACAGCTTAAGGTACTTCACAAAGTTTTCAGCACAGGGGTAGCAGAAGTACCACCTGACACTCGAAATGTTTTAAGAGCATCTCATTTGCTTAATACACTCTACAAAGCTATTCTTGAATATGACAACGTTGGAGAAGCATCTGAGCAAACA GtatccctcctcttctctctctgggTTGAAACAGTAAGGCCTTATTTGCAGACAGTGGATGAGTGGATTGTCCACGGTAACTTGTTTGATCCTGCTAAGGAATTTATCATTCAGAG AAACAAAAATGTCCCAGTTAATCACAGGGATTTTTGGTATGCTACCTACACATTATATAGTGTGTCAGAAAAGATGGAGAATGAAGAGAAAATGAGTGATAATGCCAGTGCCAGCTCTGGAAGTGATCAGGCTCCCTCAAGTAGGCAGCACACAATGGTCTCCTTTCTGAAACCAGTACTAAAACAAATCATCATGGCTGGAAAGTCCATGCAATTGTTGAAGAACCTTCAATCCAAAGATGATTCTCCATGGCAAGCTGCATCAAGAG ATGCAGAAAGAAAGAGTTTGTACACACTATTTCTGGAGTCTGTGCAGTCCCGTCTGCGGCATGGGGAAGAATCTGTTCCAGATATTATTACAGAACAACAAGCTACAAAGCAGAGTTTGATAAAGATGCAGTCTATAGCAGAGAGACACTTAGAGCTGGATGATGTTCATGATCCATTGCTGGCTATTAACTTTGCTAG gtTGTATTTGGAGCAAAGTGACTTTCATGAAAAATTTACTGGTGGTGATGTTTGCGTGGATAGATCCTCTGAATCAGTGACGTGCCAGACATTTGAACTGACATTGAGGTCTTGCCTTTATCCTCACATAGATAAGCAATATCTGGAATGCTGTGGCAACCTAATGCAAACTTTAAAGAAGGATTACAG ACTGGTAGAGTACTTGCAGGCAATGCGAAACTTTTTCTTGCTTGAAGCTGGGGATACTATGTATGATTTCTACACATCTATTTTTGATAAAATAAGAGAAAAGGAAACGTGGCAGAATGTATCATTTCTAAATGTCCAGCTCCAGGAAGCAGTTGGACAACGTTACCCAGAGGACAGTTCAAG gCTGTCTatatcttttgaaagtgttgatACAGCAAAGAAGAAACTCCCTGTCCATACCTTAGATGGCTTAACACTGAGCTACAAG GTCCCTTGGCCTGTGGATATAGTTATAAGTTTAGAATGTCAAAAAATTTACAATCAAGTGTTTCTTCTCTTATTACAAATAAAGTGGGCCAAGTATAGCTTAGATGTTTTACGATTTGATG AGCTAGTAAATGCTACCGAAAAACCACAGTTTAAGGAAGGACCTCAATTAGAACAAGAGACAGTTCCTCAGTTTGGATCACAAACCGAACTTGTAAAACAACAAATTCACCGTATGTTCCTCTTACGAGTGAAACTCATGCATTTTGTTAACAGCTTACACAACTACATCATGACCAGG ATTCTTCATAGTACAGGTTTGGAGTTTCAGCACCAGGTAGAAGAAGCCAAAGACTTAGATCAACTGATTAAAATTCATTATAGATATTTGTCTACAATCCATGATCGCTGCCTGCTGAGAGAAAAG GTTAGTTTTGTGAAGGAAGCTATAATGAAAGTGCTAAATTTAGTGCTGATGTTTGCAGATCGTTGGCAGGCAGGTTTGGGAGCTTGGAG GATGGAATCCATAGAGAAGATggaatcagattttaaaaattgtcatatGTTTCTCGTAACAGTTCTAAACAAAGCAGTCTGCAGAGGCTCTTTTCCTCATT TGGAGTCTTTAGCTTTGTCACTCATGGCTGGCATGGAACAAAGTTAA
- the TUBGCP5 gene encoding gamma-tubulin complex component 5 isoform X1 — MFSSTHNSRLLFTYRTLPTRACAQLPRRSPSFRLWWANFTAVGNLVRLEGKVPRDVLRDGAAVTETKFHRFLDVSSHKVERTIEGIHEKLIVHSDLSKAASWKRLIEKFLNSPLLSTEETKTDAHYAILSLLLCLSDSPSNTSYVEKPRDKEVEKEEEFDWGKYLMEGEEIDFGPDIDTPDWSEESEEEEDAQQPLSREDSGIQVDRTPQEEQDQNKKTVSQVTWKVGEPDARSWLEQHVVPQYWTGRAPRFSHSLHLHSNLAAVWDQHLYSSDPLYMPEERTLVTETQVIRETLWLLSGVKKLFIFQLNEGKVTVRNDIIVTHLTHNCLRSVLEQIAAYGQVVFRLQKFIDEVMGHSSENVIPGTISTPKKTTEPPFRTYQAFMWALYKYFISFKEELTEIEKCIINKDKTVTLSIVVDKLSPRLAQLKVLHKVFSTGVAEVPPDTRNVLRASHLLNTLYKAILEYDNVGEASEQTVSLLFSLWVETVRPYLQTVDEWIVHGNLFDPAKEFIIQRNKNVPVNHRDFWYATYTLYSVSEKMENEEKMSDNASASSGSDQAPSSRQHTMVSFLKPVLKQIIMAGKSMQLLKNLQSKDDSPWQAASRDAERKSLYTLFLESVQSRLRHGEESVPDIITEQQATKQSLIKMQSIAERHLELDDVHDPLLAINFARLYLEQSDFHEKFTGGDVCVDRSSESVTCQTFELTLRSCLYPHIDKQYLECCGNLMQTLKKDYRLVEYLQAMRNFFLLEAGDTMYDFYTSIFDKIREKETWQNVSFLNVQLQEAVGQRYPEDSSRLSISFESVDTAKKKLPVHTLDGLTLSYKVPWPVDIVISLECQKIYNQVFLLLLQIKWAKYSLDVLRFDELVNATEKPQFKEGPQLEQETVPQFGSQTELVKQQIHRMFLLRVKLMHFVNSLHNYIMTRILHSTGLEFQHQVEEAKDLDQLIKIHYRYLSTIHDRCLLREKVSFVKEAIMKVLNLVLMFADRWQAGLGAWRMESIEKMESDFKNCHMFLVTVLNKAVCRGSFPHLESLALSLMAGMEQS, encoded by the exons ATTTCATCGATTTCTTGATGTAAGCAGTCACAAAGTAGAGAGGACAATAGAGGG aattcaTGAAAAGCTGATTGTTCATTCAGACCTCAGTAAAGCTGCAAGCTGGAAAAGACTAATAGAAAAGTTTCTGAATTCACCACTTCTGAGCACTGAAGAAACAAAG ACAGATGCTCATTATGCCATACTATCTCTCTTACTGTGCTTGTCTGATTCTCCTTCCAACACCAGCTATGTGGAAAAGCCAAGAGATAAAGAAGTGG AAAAGGAAGAAGAATTTGACTGGGGAAAGTACTTGATGGAAGGTGAAGAAATTGATTTTGGTCCTGACATAGACACACCA GATTGGTCTGAAGAaagtgaagaggaggaggatgctcAACAACCTCTGAGCAGGGAAGACTCTGGCATTCAAGTAGACAGGACACCACAAGAAGAACAAGACCAAAACAAGAAAACAGTGTCTCAGGTCACATGGAAAG TGGGTGAGCCTGATGCGCGCAGCTGGCTGGAACAGCATGTGGTTCCTCAATATTGGACAGGAAGAGCTCCTCGTTTTTCTCACAGTTTGCACCTACATTCCAATTTAGCTGCTGTCTG GGACCAACACTTGTACAGCAGTGATCCCTTATATATGCCAGAAGAAAGAACTCTTGTAACTGAAACACAGGTTATCCGGGAAACTCTCTG GCTTCTTTCAGGGGTGAAAAAGCTCTTTATATTTCAGCTGAATGAGGGAAAGGTGACTGTGAGAAATGACATTATTGTAACTCATTTGACCCAT AACTGCTTAAGATCAGTGTTGGAGCAGATAGCAGCATATGGACAAGTTGTGTTTAGGCTGCAGAAGTTCATTGATGAAGTGATGGGGCACAGCTCAGAAAATGTAATACCTGGAACCATTTCCACTCCCAAGAAAACTACAGAACCCCCATTTAGAACCTACCAAGCTTTTATGTGGGCCTTGTACAAGTACTTCATTAGTTTCAAAGAAGAACTTACTGAAATTGAGAAATGCATAATCAACAAAG ACAAAACGGTCACTCTTTCAATAGTAGTAGATAAGTTGTCACCTCGACTGGCACAGCTTAAGGTACTTCACAAAGTTTTCAGCACAGGGGTAGCAGAAGTACCACCTGACACTCGAAATGTTTTAAGAGCATCTCATTTGCTTAATACACTCTACAAAGCTATTCTTGAATATGACAACGTTGGAGAAGCATCTGAGCAAACA GtatccctcctcttctctctctgggTTGAAACAGTAAGGCCTTATTTGCAGACAGTGGATGAGTGGATTGTCCACGGTAACTTGTTTGATCCTGCTAAGGAATTTATCATTCAGAG AAACAAAAATGTCCCAGTTAATCACAGGGATTTTTGGTATGCTACCTACACATTATATAGTGTGTCAGAAAAGATGGAGAATGAAGAGAAAATGAGTGATAATGCCAGTGCCAGCTCTGGAAGTGATCAGGCTCCCTCAAGTAGGCAGCACACAATGGTCTCCTTTCTGAAACCAGTACTAAAACAAATCATCATGGCTGGAAAGTCCATGCAATTGTTGAAGAACCTTCAATCCAAAGATGATTCTCCATGGCAAGCTGCATCAAGAG ATGCAGAAAGAAAGAGTTTGTACACACTATTTCTGGAGTCTGTGCAGTCCCGTCTGCGGCATGGGGAAGAATCTGTTCCAGATATTATTACAGAACAACAAGCTACAAAGCAGAGTTTGATAAAGATGCAGTCTATAGCAGAGAGACACTTAGAGCTGGATGATGTTCATGATCCATTGCTGGCTATTAACTTTGCTAG gtTGTATTTGGAGCAAAGTGACTTTCATGAAAAATTTACTGGTGGTGATGTTTGCGTGGATAGATCCTCTGAATCAGTGACGTGCCAGACATTTGAACTGACATTGAGGTCTTGCCTTTATCCTCACATAGATAAGCAATATCTGGAATGCTGTGGCAACCTAATGCAAACTTTAAAGAAGGATTACAG ACTGGTAGAGTACTTGCAGGCAATGCGAAACTTTTTCTTGCTTGAAGCTGGGGATACTATGTATGATTTCTACACATCTATTTTTGATAAAATAAGAGAAAAGGAAACGTGGCAGAATGTATCATTTCTAAATGTCCAGCTCCAGGAAGCAGTTGGACAACGTTACCCAGAGGACAGTTCAAG gCTGTCTatatcttttgaaagtgttgatACAGCAAAGAAGAAACTCCCTGTCCATACCTTAGATGGCTTAACACTGAGCTACAAG GTCCCTTGGCCTGTGGATATAGTTATAAGTTTAGAATGTCAAAAAATTTACAATCAAGTGTTTCTTCTCTTATTACAAATAAAGTGGGCCAAGTATAGCTTAGATGTTTTACGATTTGATG AGCTAGTAAATGCTACCGAAAAACCACAGTTTAAGGAAGGACCTCAATTAGAACAAGAGACAGTTCCTCAGTTTGGATCACAAACCGAACTTGTAAAACAACAAATTCACCGTATGTTCCTCTTACGAGTGAAACTCATGCATTTTGTTAACAGCTTACACAACTACATCATGACCAGG ATTCTTCATAGTACAGGTTTGGAGTTTCAGCACCAGGTAGAAGAAGCCAAAGACTTAGATCAACTGATTAAAATTCATTATAGATATTTGTCTACAATCCATGATCGCTGCCTGCTGAGAGAAAAG GTTAGTTTTGTGAAGGAAGCTATAATGAAAGTGCTAAATTTAGTGCTGATGTTTGCAGATCGTTGGCAGGCAGGTTTGGGAGCTTGGAG GATGGAATCCATAGAGAAGATggaatcagattttaaaaattgtcatatGTTTCTCGTAACAGTTCTAAACAAAGCAGTCTGCAGAGGCTCTTTTCCTCATT TGGAGTCTTTAGCTTTGTCACTCATGGCTGGCATGGAACAAAGTTAA